The Pseudomonas iranensis genome includes a window with the following:
- a CDS encoding type 1 glutamine amidotransferase domain-containing protein: protein MATSLNGKRVAILVTDGFEQVEMTGPKDALEQAGVQVDILSAEAGTVKGWNHDKPADDFPVTNTFQAVSVDQYDAVLLPGGVQNSDTIRIDQDAQHLVKTAASAGKPIAVICHGSWLLISAGLVNGKTMTSYKTVKDDLVNAGVNWVDQEVVKDGNLISSRQPDDVPAFSQALIDALAA from the coding sequence ATGGCAACTTCCCTCAATGGCAAACGCGTCGCTATTTTGGTTACCGATGGTTTCGAACAGGTCGAAATGACCGGCCCCAAGGATGCCTTGGAGCAGGCCGGCGTGCAGGTCGATATCCTCTCGGCCGAGGCCGGCACCGTCAAAGGCTGGAACCATGACAAACCGGCCGACGACTTCCCCGTCACCAACACTTTCCAAGCTGTGAGCGTCGATCAATACGATGCCGTGCTGCTGCCGGGCGGTGTGCAGAATTCCGACACCATCCGTATCGACCAGGATGCTCAGCATCTGGTCAAGACTGCCGCTTCGGCGGGCAAGCCGATTGCCGTGATCTGCCACGGCAGCTGGTTGCTGATCTCGGCGGGACTGGTCAATGGCAAAACCATGACCAGCTACAAAACGGTCAAGGACGATCTGGTCAATGCAGGGGTCAACTGGGTCGACCAGGAAGTGGTCAAGGACGGCAACCTGATCAGCAGCCGCCAGCCGGATGATGTGCCAGCGTTCAGTCAGGCCCTGATCGACGCACTGGCTGCATAA